In one window of Pseudooceanicola aestuarii DNA:
- a CDS encoding ParA family protein, with translation MPDLLRTGGPKIIAVANQKGGVGKTTTAINLGAALAEQGNKVLLIDLDPQGNASTGLGIEAEDREHTTYELLLDEVPLDEVILKTDVNGLEIVPATIDLSSADIELIANEKRSYLLHDALRQPAMERFAYDYILIDCPPSLNLLTVNAMVAAHSVMVPLQSEFFALEGLSQLMLTIREVRQSANPNLRIEGIVLTMYDSRNNLSQQVEEDARDNLGDLVFRTIIPRNVRVSEAPSYAMPVLQFDGGSKGSAAYRALAQELMEKNQMAAA, from the coding sequence TTGCCAGACCTCTTGAGGACCGGCGGTCCGAAAATCATCGCTGTGGCCAATCAGAAAGGTGGTGTCGGAAAAACCACGACCGCGATCAACCTTGGCGCTGCACTGGCTGAACAGGGCAACAAGGTATTGTTGATTGACCTGGATCCTCAGGGGAATGCATCCACGGGGCTGGGGATCGAGGCGGAGGACCGGGAGCATACGACTTACGAACTTCTTCTGGACGAAGTACCGTTGGACGAAGTCATCTTGAAGACAGACGTGAACGGATTGGAAATCGTCCCGGCCACCATAGATCTGTCCTCTGCGGATATCGAATTGATTGCAAACGAAAAACGCTCCTATCTGTTGCATGACGCACTGCGTCAGCCAGCGATGGAGCGGTTTGCATATGATTACATTCTGATCGATTGTCCGCCTTCGTTGAACCTTCTTACGGTGAACGCGATGGTGGCGGCGCATTCGGTCATGGTGCCACTGCAAAGCGAGTTTTTTGCGCTCGAAGGCCTGTCGCAGCTGATGCTGACCATTCGTGAGGTGCGGCAATCCGCGAATCCGAACCTTCGGATCGAAGGAATCGTTCTTACAATGTACGATTCTCGCAATAACCTTTCGCAGCAGGTCGAAGAAGATGCGCGTGACAACCTAGGCGATCTGGTGTTTCGGACCATCATTCCCCGAAATGTGCGTGTCAGTGAGGCCCCGTCCTATGCGATGCCGGTTTTGCAGTTTGATGGCGGGTCCAAGGGGTCGGCTGCGTATCGGGCCCTGGCGCAGGAATTGATGGAAAAGAACCAAATGGCCGCGGCCTGA
- a CDS encoding ParB/RepB/Spo0J family partition protein gives MEKKKNRGLGRGLSALMADVSAEDTTREAGNGVPKRPDLLVPIERIVPNPDQPRRSFTEDQLKELANSIKTKGVIQPLIVRQKPGTSDLYEIVAGERRWRAAQLARLHELPVLVRDFDDTEVLEVAIIENIQRADLNPVEEAAGYRQLMGKFGHTQEKLAEALGKSRSHIANVLRLLQLPDEVQEFLREGQLSAGHARALITSDSPVDLARTVIAGGLSVRETEKLAKSGNEAPKNPSVARAAVDKDADTKALEGDLSAALSMRVFVDHKPGAEGGAVTIRYDSLDQLDELCQILSAGR, from the coding sequence ATGGAAAAGAAAAAAAACCGTGGTCTGGGCCGTGGGCTCTCGGCGTTGATGGCTGATGTTTCGGCCGAGGACACAACACGGGAGGCTGGGAACGGCGTTCCGAAACGCCCGGATCTTCTGGTCCCGATCGAACGAATCGTTCCGAATCCAGATCAGCCGCGCCGCAGCTTCACCGAAGATCAGCTGAAGGAACTGGCCAATTCGATCAAAACCAAAGGCGTGATCCAGCCTTTGATCGTGCGGCAGAAGCCCGGAACGTCCGATTTGTATGAAATCGTGGCGGGGGAACGGCGTTGGCGCGCGGCACAATTGGCCCGCTTGCATGAATTGCCGGTATTGGTGCGAGATTTCGACGATACAGAGGTTCTGGAAGTCGCGATTATCGAGAATATTCAGCGCGCAGACCTGAACCCGGTGGAAGAAGCAGCCGGGTATCGCCAGTTGATGGGGAAATTCGGCCATACGCAGGAAAAACTGGCGGAGGCTCTGGGGAAGAGCCGCAGCCATATCGCGAATGTGCTTCGCCTGCTGCAACTGCCTGATGAGGTTCAGGAATTCCTGCGTGAGGGGCAATTGTCGGCAGGGCATGCTCGGGCCTTGATCACCTCGGACTCGCCGGTGGATCTCGCCCGAACGGTGATCGCAGGCGGTTTGTCGGTACGGGAGACCGAAAAACTGGCAAAATCGGGCAATGAGGCGCCGAAAAATCCTTCGGTGGCGCGTGCTGCGGTCGACAAGGATGCCGACACAAAGGCGTTGGAGGGTGATCTTTCCGCGGCGCTCAGTATGCGGGTGTTCGTGGATCACAAGCCCGGTGCTGAAGGCGGGGCGGTGACGATTCGCTACGATTCCCTGGACCAGCTGGATGAGTTGTGCCAGATCCTCAGCGCGGGCCGTTAG
- a CDS encoding YbaN family protein: protein MRLLWAVFGFTALALGGLGIALPLLPTVPFLLLATFCFARSSERLHNWLINHEKLGPPIRDWQENGAISRRAKVLATLSVLAVFCLSAAIGLRSELLMIQGATLCCVMVFLWTRPNGPR, encoded by the coding sequence ATGCGGCTGCTTTGGGCGGTCTTCGGCTTTACCGCCCTGGCTCTCGGCGGGTTGGGCATCGCCCTGCCCCTTCTGCCAACCGTGCCGTTTCTGCTACTGGCAACATTCTGCTTCGCACGCTCGTCCGAACGACTTCACAATTGGCTGATAAATCACGAAAAACTCGGCCCGCCGATACGGGATTGGCAGGAAAACGGCGCGATCTCCCGCCGGGCCAAGGTATTGGCGACGCTCTCGGTCCTTGCGGTTTTTTGTCTGTCGGCCGCCATCGGGTTGCGCTCCGAACTACTGATGATCCAGGGCGCAACGCTTTGTTGTGTGATGGTTTTCCTATGGACGCGGCCTAACGGCCCGCGCTGA
- the hemW gene encoding radical SAM family heme chaperone HemW — protein sequence MTEDWQAGGFGIYVHWPFCQSKCPYCDFNSHVVANVDQSRWARALCAELERYAEIVPHRIVNSVFFGGGTPSLMEPATVDAVISTIRRLWPQGNDVEITLEANPGSVEAGRFAGYAQAGVNRVSLGVQALNDADLKRLGRLHSVDEALRAFDIARNQFNRVSFDLIYARQNQTLQDWEAELTRALSHAVDHLSLYQLTIEDGTAFGDRFARGGLRGLPEDDTSADMYLITQEICAAHGYEAYEVSNHAKPGAESRHNSLYWRYGDYLGIGPGAHGRVTRHGQRHATEQPRQPGAWLAAAEQGNADSVFVPLSGRDQAEEYLLMGLRLADGIDLHRLASLNGTRVKEAPIALMQELGMIHRDGHKIWATPQGRMVLNAVLSELAAAL from the coding sequence TTGACTGAGGATTGGCAGGCCGGCGGCTTTGGCATCTATGTGCATTGGCCGTTCTGCCAGTCCAAGTGCCCCTATTGCGACTTCAATTCCCACGTCGTGGCAAACGTGGACCAGTCCCGCTGGGCCCGCGCCCTGTGCGCAGAGCTGGAGCGTTACGCGGAAATCGTCCCCCATCGTATCGTGAATTCAGTGTTTTTTGGAGGTGGGACCCCATCGCTGATGGAACCCGCCACCGTGGACGCTGTTATCTCCACCATCCGCCGTCTCTGGCCCCAGGGCAATGACGTTGAAATCACCCTGGAGGCGAATCCCGGATCGGTGGAGGCCGGGCGTTTCGCCGGATATGCTCAGGCCGGGGTGAACCGTGTTTCTCTGGGCGTACAGGCCCTGAACGACGCAGATTTGAAACGGCTGGGACGTCTGCATTCGGTAGATGAGGCGCTGCGCGCCTTCGACATCGCACGCAATCAGTTCAATCGGGTCAGTTTCGATCTGATTTATGCGCGCCAGAACCAAACCTTGCAGGATTGGGAAGCCGAATTGACCCGCGCGCTGTCGCACGCGGTGGATCACCTGTCGCTCTATCAACTCACGATCGAAGACGGCACCGCGTTCGGCGACAGGTTTGCCCGAGGTGGTCTTCGTGGTCTGCCCGAAGACGATACGTCTGCCGATATGTATTTGATAACTCAGGAAATCTGCGCCGCACACGGCTATGAGGCCTACGAGGTATCAAACCACGCCAAGCCCGGCGCAGAAAGTCGGCACAATTCACTTTATTGGCGCTATGGCGACTATCTCGGCATCGGCCCGGGCGCCCATGGGCGCGTTACGCGTCACGGCCAGCGCCACGCAACCGAACAGCCCCGTCAGCCAGGCGCCTGGCTGGCTGCTGCCGAACAAGGCAATGCTGATAGCGTATTTGTTCCTCTGTCAGGTCGGGACCAAGCCGAAGAATACCTGCTGATGGGCTTACGTCTTGCCGATGGTATCGATCTTCACCGCCTGGCCAGCCTGAACGGCACCCGCGTGAAAGAGGCGCCGATCGCCTTGATGCAGGAACTGGGTATGATCCACCGCGACGGCCACAAGATATGGGCTACCCCTCAGGGTCGGATGGTTTTGAATGCCGTCCTCTCCGAATTGGCGGCGGCGCTCTGA
- the rdgB gene encoding RdgB/HAM1 family non-canonical purine NTP pyrophosphatase, translating into MRKFSGDRLVIASHNAGKLREIAALLDPYGITVSSAADHGLAEPAETEDTFAGNARIKAHAAARGTGLPALSDDSGITVEALNGAPGVYTADWAETPEGRDFPMAMTRVWTLLEEKNAPAPRRAAFNCTLCLAWPDGHDELFEGRVNGQVVWPMRGAQGFGFDPIFLPDGETETFGEMDPIRKHEMSHRADAFAKFVKGCFD; encoded by the coding sequence ATGCGTAAATTCAGCGGCGATCGCCTCGTCATTGCCAGCCACAACGCCGGCAAGTTGCGGGAGATCGCCGCGCTGCTGGACCCCTACGGGATCACCGTCAGCTCTGCCGCCGACCACGGCCTGGCAGAGCCTGCGGAGACGGAGGACACCTTTGCCGGCAATGCCCGGATCAAGGCCCACGCCGCCGCACGCGGCACCGGTCTGCCCGCCCTGTCCGATGACAGCGGCATCACGGTGGAGGCGCTGAACGGCGCGCCCGGCGTCTATACCGCCGATTGGGCCGAAACGCCCGAGGGCCGTGATTTTCCCATGGCGATGACCAGGGTCTGGACCCTGCTGGAAGAGAAGAACGCCCCTGCCCCGCGCCGTGCGGCTTTCAACTGCACGTTGTGCCTGGCCTGGCCTGACGGTCATGACGAACTGTTCGAGGGCCGCGTGAATGGACAGGTCGTTTGGCCAATGCGCGGTGCACAGGGATTTGGCTTTGACCCGATCTTCCTGCCCGACGGCGAAACTGAAACATTCGGCGAAATGGACCCGATCCGCAAACACGAGATGTCGCACAGGGCAGATGCCTTTGCGAAGTTCGTAAAGGGTTGTTTTGACTGA
- the rph gene encoding ribonuclease PH, giving the protein MRPSGRDLNEMRPVSIETGITKHAEGSCLIRVGDTHVICTATVESRVPPFIKGSGLGWVTAEYGMLPRSTTSRMRREASAGKQGGRTVEIQRLIGRSLRAGVDRVALGERQISIDCDVIQADGGTRCASITGGWVALRLAVNKLMKAGEVISDPLVDPVAAVSCGIYAGQPVLDLDYPEDSEAGVDGNFVMTGSGRLIEVQMSAEGSTFSRAQMDDLMGLAEKGVAELAALQKAACDA; this is encoded by the coding sequence ATGCGACCGTCAGGACGCGACTTAAACGAAATGCGACCGGTTTCAATCGAAACCGGGATCACGAAACATGCAGAAGGCTCCTGCCTGATCCGCGTGGGTGACACCCATGTGATCTGCACCGCCACGGTCGAAAGCCGCGTGCCCCCGTTCATCAAGGGCTCTGGCCTGGGTTGGGTGACCGCAGAATACGGCATGTTGCCGCGTTCGACCACCTCGCGGATGCGGCGCGAAGCCTCCGCCGGAAAACAGGGTGGGCGCACGGTGGAAATCCAGCGCCTGATTGGTCGGTCCCTGCGCGCCGGTGTTGACCGTGTGGCCCTGGGCGAACGCCAGATCTCCATTGATTGCGACGTGATCCAGGCCGATGGCGGGACGCGCTGTGCCTCCATCACCGGCGGTTGGGTTGCGCTGCGCCTGGCGGTGAACAAACTGATGAAGGCAGGCGAGGTGATTTCCGACCCGCTGGTCGATCCCGTCGCCGCCGTCTCCTGCGGGATCTATGCAGGCCAGCCCGTGCTGGACCTCGACTATCCCGAAGACAGCGAAGCCGGCGTGGACGGCAATTTCGTCATGACCGGATCCGGCCGCCTGATCGAAGTCCAGATGTCGGCCGAAGGCTCCACCTTCTCCCGCGCGCAGATGGATGATCTGATGGGTCTGGCAGAAAAAGGCGTGGCCGAGCTTGCCGCCCTGCAAAAGGCCGCTTGCGATGCGTAA
- the hrcA gene encoding heat-inducible transcriptional repressor HrcA, with protein sequence MIERISILDELNDRSREVFRRVVEGYIDNGEPVGSRTLTRLMSEKVSAATVRNVMQDLEFLGLLESPHISAGRVPTQQGLRMFVDGFLEVGDLDISDRAKLDATLGNQGDIGGMLDRIGAALSGATQGASLVLAPKHEAPIKHIEFVSLAHDRALVVLVFGDGHVENRIFNPPPGQTPSSMREAANFLNAIIEGRTLGEARHAVAEEITRRRQEIDALAQTLVESGLAVWDAEDTTQHERLIVRGRANLLGEGAPEEDLERIRSLFDDLERKRDIAEFLDLAEDGEGVRIFIGSENKLFSLSGSSLVVSPYMNADRKIIGAVGVIGPTRLNYGRIVPIVDYTAQLVGRMISNRQQR encoded by the coding sequence ATGATAGAACGCATATCGATCTTGGACGAATTGAATGACCGCTCCCGCGAGGTGTTTCGCCGGGTTGTCGAAGGCTACATCGACAACGGGGAGCCGGTCGGCTCCCGCACGTTGACCCGCCTGATGAGCGAGAAGGTCAGCGCCGCCACGGTGCGCAACGTGATGCAGGATCTGGAATTCCTGGGCCTGCTGGAAAGTCCGCATATCTCCGCCGGGCGGGTGCCGACGCAGCAAGGGCTGCGCATGTTCGTGGACGGGTTTCTTGAGGTCGGGGATCTGGATATCTCAGACCGGGCCAAGCTGGACGCGACGCTGGGCAATCAGGGCGATATCGGCGGAATGCTGGACCGGATCGGCGCCGCGCTGTCGGGGGCGACGCAGGGGGCATCGCTGGTTCTGGCGCCGAAACACGAAGCACCGATCAAGCATATCGAATTTGTTTCGCTGGCGCATGACCGGGCGCTGGTGGTTCTGGTGTTCGGCGATGGCCATGTGGAGAACCGGATCTTCAACCCGCCGCCTGGCCAGACGCCCAGTTCGATGCGGGAGGCGGCGAATTTCCTGAATGCCATCATCGAGGGCCGCACCCTGGGGGAGGCCCGCCACGCCGTCGCGGAGGAGATCACCCGCCGCCGTCAGGAAATCGACGCGCTGGCGCAGACGTTGGTGGAAAGCGGGCTGGCCGTCTGGGACGCCGAGGACACGACCCAGCATGAGCGGCTGATCGTGCGTGGCCGGGCCAACCTGTTGGGCGAAGGCGCGCCCGAGGAAGACCTGGAACGGATCCGCAGCCTGTTCGACGACCTGGAGCGCAAGCGGGATATCGCCGAGTTCCTGGATCTGGCCGAGGATGGCGAGGGGGTGCGTATTTTCATTGGCTCCGAGAACAAACTTTTTTCACTTTCGGGTTCCTCTTTGGTGGTCTCTCCATATATGAACGCAGACCGAAAGATCATCGGCGCGGTAGGCGTTATCGGGCCCACGCGGCTTAACTACGGACGCATCGTGCCGATCGTGGATTACACAGCGCAGCTGGTCGGGCGGATGATCTCGAACCGGCAACAGAGGTGA
- a CDS encoding nucleotide exchange factor GrpE, with protein MAEPKDEQFLDDIDSIEEESLRLEEEENDEDAIELDALRAERDELKDKFMRALADAENSRKRADKQRREAEQYGGSKLARDLLPVYDNLRRALDAAGEKGVEDAPLLEGVELTLRDLVNTFQRHGIEPVSPQVGDKFDPNMHEAMFEAPVPGTKAGEIIQVSAEGFMLSDRLLRPAQVGVSSNQG; from the coding sequence ATGGCTGAGCCGAAGGACGAACAGTTTCTGGACGATATCGATTCCATCGAAGAGGAATCCCTCCGTCTTGAGGAAGAAGAAAACGACGAAGACGCGATCGAGCTGGACGCATTGCGGGCCGAACGGGACGAGCTGAAAGACAAGTTCATGCGCGCCCTGGCCGATGCCGAGAACTCCCGCAAGCGCGCGGACAAGCAGCGCCGCGAGGCAGAACAATACGGCGGGTCCAAACTGGCCCGTGATCTGCTGCCCGTCTATGACAACCTGCGCCGCGCGCTGGATGCGGCTGGCGAGAAGGGGGTTGAGGACGCGCCGCTGCTGGAAGGGGTGGAACTGACCTTGCGCGACCTGGTCAACACGTTCCAGCGCCACGGCATCGAACCCGTTTCGCCGCAGGTGGGTGACAAGTTCGATCCCAACATGCACGAAGCCATGTTCGAGGCCCCCGTGCCCGGCACCAAGGCCGGGGAGATCATCCAGGTCTCGGCCGAGGGCTTCATGCTGAGCGACCGGCTGCTGCGCCCCGCGCAGGTCGGCGTGTCGTCCAACCAGGGCTGA
- the mutS gene encoding DNA mismatch repair protein MutS — translation MMAQFLEIKAQYPDALLFYRMGDFYEMFFDDATAAAAALDIALTKRGKHLGEDIPMCGVPVHSAENYLLTLIRKGFRVAVCEQMEDPAEARKRGSKSVVRRDVVRLVTPGTLTEDSLLEARRHNYLAAFATVRDTHALAWVDISTGAFHVMPLPQVRLGPELARLTPAELLIPDSAEPDLRPVAEDLRLPLTPLSRASFDSTGAEVKLCDLFRVGTLDAFGSFGRAEIAAMGAIVDYLEITQKGKLPLLRPPQREQGEAIVQIDTATRRNLEVTQALSGGRAGSLLAAIDRTVTAGGARLLERRLSSPSRSADVVEDRLACVDFAVAQTRFAGDIRDLLRRAPDLDRALSRLALDRAGPRDLAAIRNGLAQAQAIRDRCTEAELPPLLLRAADDLGGHDDLLDLLDQALVAEPPLLARDGGFIAPGHDAELDEARKLRDEGRGIIATMQADYAAETGISALKIKHNNVLGYFIEVTATHADKMLQPPLSERFKHRQTTANQLRFTTPDLSELETRILNAAGQAQGIELRLFAELSHAVIDAAPQIAGTARALAEWDLAIALADLSRAENWTRPLVDTSRALEIEGGRHPVVEQALRRDGAPFIANDCTLNATGDGAAIWLLTGPNMAGKSTFLRQNALIVLLAQMGSHVPARRARIGMVSQVFSRVGASDDLARGRSTFMVEMVETAAILNQADDRALVILDEIGRGTATYDGLSIAWATLEHLHGVNRARALFATHYHEMTELAKRLEGVDNATVAVREHEGDVIFLHEVRAGAADRSYGVQVARLAGLPDSVVARARDVLASLEENARTGGGPKAVIDDLPLFAAAPPPQPQSPQTAALPDALAELLANLHPDDLSPRDALDMLYKLKEASQSG, via the coding sequence ATGATGGCGCAATTCCTGGAGATCAAGGCGCAATATCCCGACGCGCTGCTGTTCTACCGGATGGGCGATTTCTACGAGATGTTCTTTGACGACGCGACCGCCGCCGCCGCCGCGCTGGACATCGCGCTGACAAAACGCGGCAAACATCTGGGGGAGGATATCCCCATGTGCGGCGTGCCGGTGCATTCGGCGGAAAACTACCTGCTGACCCTGATCCGCAAGGGGTTTCGTGTGGCCGTCTGCGAACAGATGGAAGACCCGGCCGAAGCCAGGAAACGCGGATCCAAATCCGTGGTGCGGCGCGATGTCGTCCGCCTGGTCACCCCCGGCACCCTGACCGAGGATTCCCTGCTGGAGGCCCGGCGCCACAATTACCTGGCCGCCTTTGCCACCGTGCGCGACACCCATGCGCTGGCCTGGGTCGATATCTCCACCGGGGCGTTTCACGTGATGCCCCTGCCGCAGGTGCGGCTGGGCCCCGAACTGGCGCGGCTGACCCCGGCCGAACTGCTGATCCCCGACAGCGCCGAACCCGACCTGCGTCCCGTGGCCGAGGATCTGCGCCTGCCGCTGACCCCTCTGTCCCGCGCCAGTTTCGACAGTACCGGCGCGGAGGTCAAGCTGTGCGATCTGTTTCGCGTCGGCACGCTGGACGCGTTCGGCAGCTTCGGCCGGGCCGAGATCGCGGCAATGGGGGCCATCGTCGATTACCTGGAGATCACACAGAAGGGGAAATTGCCCCTGCTGCGTCCGCCTCAGCGCGAACAGGGCGAGGCGATCGTGCAGATCGACACCGCCACCCGCCGCAATCTGGAGGTGACGCAGGCCCTGTCCGGCGGGCGCGCCGGATCGCTACTGGCGGCGATCGACCGGACGGTGACGGCGGGCGGTGCGCGGCTGCTGGAACGGCGGCTGTCTTCCCCCTCGCGCAGCGCGGACGTGGTGGAGGACCGTCTGGCCTGCGTCGATTTCGCCGTGGCCCAGACCCGCTTTGCCGGCGACATCCGTGATCTTTTGCGCCGGGCGCCCGACCTGGACCGGGCGCTGTCACGGTTGGCACTGGACCGTGCGGGGCCGCGCGATCTGGCTGCGATCCGCAACGGGCTGGCGCAGGCGCAGGCGATCCGCGATCGCTGCACGGAGGCCGAGCTTCCCCCGCTTCTGCTGCGGGCCGCCGATGATCTGGGCGGACACGATGACCTGCTGGACCTGCTGGACCAGGCGCTGGTCGCCGAACCGCCGCTGCTGGCGCGAGACGGCGGGTTCATCGCGCCGGGCCATGACGCGGAACTGGACGAGGCGCGCAAGCTGCGCGACGAGGGGCGCGGCATCATCGCCACGATGCAGGCCGACTACGCGGCAGAGACAGGCATTTCCGCCCTGAAGATCAAGCATAACAACGTGCTGGGCTATTTCATCGAAGTCACGGCCACCCATGCCGACAAGATGCTGCAACCGCCCCTGTCCGAACGGTTCAAACATCGCCAGACCACCGCCAACCAGCTGCGGTTCACCACCCCCGACCTGTCGGAGCTGGAAACCCGCATCCTGAATGCCGCCGGACAGGCCCAGGGGATCGAATTACGCCTGTTTGCCGAACTCTCCCACGCGGTGATCGACGCAGCGCCGCAGATCGCGGGCACGGCGCGGGCGCTGGCGGAATGGGATCTGGCAATTGCGCTGGCCGACCTGTCGCGGGCAGAGAATTGGACCCGACCGTTGGTCGACACCTCCCGCGCACTGGAAATCGAGGGCGGCCGCCACCCGGTCGTCGAACAGGCGCTGCGCCGCGACGGCGCGCCCTTTATCGCCAATGATTGCACCCTCAACGCAACAGGGGACGGCGCGGCGATCTGGCTGCTGACCGGGCCGAACATGGCCGGTAAATCCACCTTCCTGCGACAGAACGCGCTCATCGTCCTGCTGGCGCAGATGGGCAGCCACGTCCCCGCCCGCCGCGCGCGGATTGGCATGGTCTCTCAGGTGTTCAGCCGCGTCGGTGCGTCGGACGATCTGGCGCGGGGGCGGTCCACCTTCATGGTGGAGATGGTGGAAACCGCCGCGATCCTGAATCAGGCCGACGACCGCGCGTTGGTCATCCTGGACGAGATCGGGCGCGGTACGGCCACCTATGACGGGCTGTCCATCGCCTGGGCCACGCTGGAGCATCTGCACGGCGTCAACCGCGCCCGCGCCCTGTTCGCCACCCATTATCACGAAATGACCGAACTGGCGAAGCGGCTGGAGGGCGTGGACAATGCCACCGTTGCCGTGCGGGAGCACGAGGGCGACGTGATCTTCCTGCACGAGGTGCGAGCCGGCGCCGCCGATCGCAGCTATGGCGTGCAGGTCGCGCGGCTGGCCGGGCTGCCGGACAGCGTGGTAGCCCGCGCCCGCGATGTTCTGGCCTCACTGGAGGAAAACGCCCGCACCGGGGGCGGGCCCAAGGCCGTGATCGACGATCTGCCGCTGTTCGCCGCCGCGCCTCCGCCGCAGCCACAGTCGCCGCAGACCGCCGCACTGCCCGATGCGCTGGCAGAGCTGCTGGCCAATCTGCACCCCGACGACCTGTCGCCGCGCGACGCACTGGATATGCTCTACAAACTGAAAGAGGCGTCGCAATCGGGCTGA